In the Salinirubrum litoreum genome, one interval contains:
- a CDS encoding SipW-dependent-type signal peptide-containing protein, translating into MSNDTQFRISRRSVLAGLGTIGIASAGAGLGTTAFFSDEESVSAELQAGRLDLLVDFRATYKPWLGLEDTQAIVDGPVYAVPGDEMTYVVGQAPDWRDVDDQVLTGEAWASATRQIDACEYENTTDIRQEIGDGQFVDGTPEMDDSFYTGYVDGDEGVMFSLNDVKPKDEGEATISLHLCDNPGFIGVSAFVDSASENGLVEPETSAGDDMGDGLGELANFIYVRVWRDADCSNTINGDESPLYQGSLAGFVAAIDEASSEQTPVEGLQLMGSRMNGCFEPGVHCVAFDWYFICEPEDFDLPSDAVAEGTIGDELDAAGIERDVNVAQTDTLSFGLAFNAVQCRHNMVPNFRHVVGEGFGKNDAGADGLATPVPLEGKIRKGQSPQKGTFAYTLQNNVTNAASPLNGTNVPNGTSQSFTLSYDGTTANLMVDDADDTVDIDMLSDITDAVGVTVRGRGTVSNAVVENLRLQVPSSGIDTTVPTLSAFDNPSYINGDDDQPERYCAFLDVDGLDEGFTLTGDATLTWDGDSSQEQPAVYFFAGATGA; encoded by the coding sequence ATGAGCAACGATACACAGTTCCGCATCTCCCGACGCAGCGTCCTCGCAGGCCTCGGCACCATCGGCATCGCGTCCGCCGGCGCCGGCCTCGGCACGACCGCCTTCTTCAGCGACGAGGAATCCGTCTCCGCCGAGCTCCAGGCCGGCCGCCTCGACCTCCTGGTCGACTTCCGCGCCACCTACAAGCCGTGGCTCGGACTGGAGGACACCCAGGCAATCGTCGACGGTCCCGTCTACGCAGTACCGGGCGACGAGATGACCTACGTGGTCGGACAGGCGCCCGACTGGCGCGACGTCGACGACCAGGTTCTCACCGGTGAGGCGTGGGCGTCCGCGACCCGTCAGATCGACGCGTGTGAGTACGAGAACACCACCGACATCCGCCAGGAGATCGGTGACGGCCAGTTCGTCGACGGCACGCCCGAGATGGACGACTCGTTCTACACGGGCTACGTCGACGGCGACGAGGGCGTCATGTTCTCGCTCAACGACGTGAAGCCGAAGGACGAGGGCGAGGCGACCATCTCCCTGCACCTCTGCGACAACCCCGGGTTCATCGGCGTGAGCGCGTTCGTCGACTCCGCGTCCGAGAACGGCCTCGTCGAACCCGAGACGTCGGCCGGCGACGACATGGGTGACGGACTCGGCGAACTCGCCAACTTCATCTACGTCCGCGTCTGGCGCGACGCCGACTGCTCCAACACGATCAACGGCGACGAGTCACCCCTCTACCAGGGTTCCCTCGCCGGCTTCGTCGCGGCGATCGACGAGGCGAGTTCCGAGCAGACGCCCGTCGAGGGCCTCCAGCTCATGGGATCGCGCATGAACGGCTGTTTCGAGCCGGGCGTCCACTGCGTGGCCTTCGACTGGTACTTCATCTGTGAACCCGAGGACTTCGACCTCCCCTCGGACGCAGTCGCGGAAGGCACCATCGGTGACGAACTCGACGCCGCCGGCATCGAGCGCGACGTGAACGTCGCCCAGACCGACACCCTGTCGTTCGGTCTCGCGTTCAACGCGGTCCAGTGCCGCCACAACATGGTCCCGAACTTCCGACACGTCGTCGGTGAGGGCTTCGGCAAGAACGACGCCGGCGCTGACGGTCTCGCAACCCCCGTCCCGCTCGAGGGCAAGATCCGCAAGGGTCAGTCGCCCCAGAAGGGCACGTTCGCCTACACGCTCCAGAACAACGTGACGAACGCCGCTAGCCCGCTGAACGGCACGAACGTCCCGAACGGCACGAGCCAGTCGTTCACGCTGAGCTACGACGGCACCACGGCGAACCTGATGGTCGACGACGCCGACGACACCGTCGACATCGACATGCTCTCCGACATCACCGACGCGGTCGGTGTGACGGTTCGCGGTCGCGGCACGGTCTCCAACGCTGTCGTCGAGAACCTGCGCCTGCAGGTCCCCTCCAGCGGCATCGACACCACGGTTCCGACGCTCAGCGCGTTCGACAACCCGAGCTACATCAACGGCGACGACGACCAGCCGGAACGCTACTGCGCGTTCCTCGACGTGGACGGTCTGGACGAGGGCTTCACCCTGACCGGCGACGCGACCCTGACCTGGGACGGCGACAGCTCGCAGGAACAGCCCGCCGTGTACTTCTTCGCTGGCGCGACCGGCGCGTGA
- a CDS encoding CalY family protein — MTHTPPRDGDSRRRADTTRRSVGVSRRQLLAGVGTVGVASLGAGLGTTAFFTDREVTTATLDGGTLDLRLDYRAAYRPGDRRTDFGSDPDADRIPDSGGLVVLEQVPDLRYEDGPREGRPFSEGDWGDAVREIPCDDTRLVDGSVPTIFDLGDVKPGDEGEITTSLHLCGNPAYLWLRTTETVDADGPEDGSMPALTEPEVVAGDDGEGPLVAGELDDYLYVEVWYDTDCDNRYDDEEALLYRGSLDGFLGLAETGYPLAPSRAVADEQDSDASDLSPVVGDLDGCTPLTKIEWDESAGRFTTADKDDAGERALDLGEGDTLAVVYDEDAEPILLELSDFVWKGEGGGEDGDEGEITAFDFRVLTPGFGVCAVAVKAGSDRQGGRGGRGGPGNAGGTETFEFACARSGTVDTDDLGGKGISNVRFSLCPRPSVPPVGDPDGECVQPGVVCLGLRWYLPTGADEDGERFADFPSDVAGTLAEELRTKGLPTDADAINVIQTDVVGFETEYVAIQCRHNADNPNPFTLGL, encoded by the coding sequence ATGACACACACACCTCCCCGCGACGGTGACTCCCGTCGCCGGGCCGACACCACCCGTCGCTCGGTCGGCGTCTCGCGCCGCCAGCTACTGGCCGGCGTCGGCACGGTCGGCGTCGCCTCGCTGGGCGCGGGACTCGGCACGACCGCGTTCTTCACCGACCGGGAGGTGACGACCGCGACGCTGGACGGCGGCACGCTCGACCTCCGACTCGACTACCGCGCCGCCTACCGCCCTGGCGACCGCCGGACCGACTTCGGCTCGGACCCCGACGCGGACCGCATCCCCGACTCGGGCGGGCTGGTCGTCCTCGAGCAGGTCCCGGACCTGCGCTACGAGGACGGCCCGCGCGAGGGCCGCCCCTTCAGCGAGGGCGACTGGGGCGACGCTGTCCGGGAGATTCCGTGTGACGACACCCGACTCGTGGACGGGTCGGTGCCGACGATCTTCGACCTCGGCGACGTGAAACCCGGCGACGAGGGCGAGATCACGACGAGCCTCCACCTCTGCGGCAACCCGGCGTACCTCTGGCTCCGGACGACCGAAACCGTCGACGCCGATGGACCAGAAGACGGTTCGATGCCGGCGCTGACCGAGCCGGAAGTCGTCGCCGGTGACGACGGCGAGGGACCGCTCGTCGCGGGCGAACTCGACGACTACCTCTACGTCGAGGTCTGGTACGACACCGACTGCGACAACCGGTACGACGACGAGGAGGCCCTGCTCTACCGTGGCTCGCTCGACGGCTTCCTCGGCCTCGCCGAGACCGGCTACCCGCTCGCACCCTCGCGGGCAGTGGCCGACGAGCAGGATTCCGACGCCAGCGACCTGTCCCCGGTCGTCGGCGACCTCGACGGCTGTACGCCCCTGACGAAGATCGAGTGGGACGAGTCTGCCGGCCGGTTCACGACCGCCGACAAGGACGACGCCGGGGAACGCGCACTCGATCTCGGCGAGGGCGACACCCTCGCCGTCGTCTACGACGAGGACGCCGAGCCGATCCTGCTCGAACTGTCCGACTTCGTCTGGAAGGGCGAGGGCGGGGGCGAAGACGGCGACGAGGGCGAGATCACCGCCTTCGACTTCCGGGTGCTGACACCCGGCTTCGGCGTCTGTGCGGTCGCGGTGAAGGCCGGTTCGGACCGACAAGGCGGTCGGGGCGGTCGTGGCGGCCCCGGCAACGCGGGCGGCACGGAGACGTTCGAGTTCGCCTGCGCCCGCAGCGGGACGGTCGACACCGACGACCTGGGCGGCAAGGGGATCAGCAACGTCCGGTTCTCGCTGTGTCCGCGGCCGTCTGTCCCGCCCGTCGGCGACCCCGACGGCGAGTGCGTCCAGCCAGGCGTCGTCTGTCTCGGACTGCGGTGGTACCTCCCGACCGGCGCGGACGAGGACGGCGAGCGCTTCGCCGACTTCCCGTCCGACGTGGCCGGCACCCTCGCCGAGGAACTCCGGACGAAGGGTCTCCCGACCGACGCCGACGCGATCAACGTGATCCAGACCGACGTGGTCGGCTTCGAGACTGAGTACGTGGCGATCCAGTGTCGCCACAACGCGGACAACCCCAACCCGTTCACGCTCGGTCTGTGA
- a CDS encoding signal peptidase I: MTSLSRFTGGRWGARNVLALLLLLALLAPFAVYAVPGVIGADQSYVVLTGSMEPAISPGDAVVVDAVDPASIVAGDVITFQRSAANDIPTTHRVMDVVNGDAGLAFVTKGDANEDVDASVVTPDRVVGKVVLTIPFIGYVVQFVNSPLGFVALVVIPFGLLLITEVWSMIRGNAGASRRDTEPGVGADATTTGAAYATDGESARADEPTGPDDDNLTFSQRDLAVAAVVLAVAALFSGYFAYERREAWLVAVAVAATTTFLLVVGLRQFGGDDPTADGTVQAGAGITTTASAAVPQATIPAAIRDLPTVTLADATALVTLGRDTGHPVVHDPETDEYVLIDAGTVYTAPAPQPEPDPELAADVDADDTLDASMEWFFGTTVEPPRPVTDGGEE; encoded by the coding sequence ATGACATCACTCTCACGTTTCACAGGCGGCAGGTGGGGAGCACGGAACGTGCTCGCCCTCCTGCTGTTGCTCGCTCTCCTCGCGCCCTTCGCGGTCTACGCCGTCCCCGGCGTGATCGGGGCCGACCAGAGCTACGTCGTCCTCACGGGGTCGATGGAACCGGCGATCAGTCCCGGCGACGCGGTCGTCGTGGACGCGGTCGACCCGGCTTCCATCGTCGCCGGGGACGTGATCACCTTCCAGCGCTCGGCCGCGAACGACATCCCCACGACCCACCGGGTGATGGACGTCGTGAACGGTGACGCCGGCCTCGCGTTCGTCACGAAAGGTGACGCGAACGAGGACGTCGACGCCAGCGTGGTCACCCCCGACCGCGTCGTCGGGAAGGTCGTCCTGACCATCCCGTTCATCGGCTACGTCGTCCAGTTCGTCAACTCCCCGCTGGGCTTCGTCGCCCTCGTGGTGATCCCCTTCGGCCTCCTCCTCATCACCGAGGTCTGGAGCATGATCCGGGGCAACGCCGGCGCGTCGAGGCGCGACACCGAACCCGGTGTCGGAGCCGACGCGACCACCACTGGTGCCGCCTACGCCACCGACGGCGAGTCGGCGCGAGCCGACGAGCCGACCGGCCCGGACGACGACAACCTGACGTTCAGTCAGCGGGACCTCGCGGTCGCCGCAGTCGTCCTCGCGGTCGCGGCGCTCTTCAGTGGCTACTTCGCCTACGAGCGCCGCGAGGCGTGGCTCGTCGCCGTGGCGGTCGCCGCGACCACGACGTTCCTGCTCGTCGTCGGCCTCCGCCAGTTCGGTGGTGACGACCCGACCGCCGACGGGACGGTCCAGGCCGGCGCTGGTATCACTACCACCGCCTCGGCCGCAGTCCCGCAGGCGACCATCCCGGCCGCGATCCGCGACCTGCCGACCGTGACGCTCGCCGACGCGACCGCGCTGGTGACGCTCGGCCGGGACACCGGCCACCCGGTGGTCCACGACCCCGAGACGGACGAGTACGTCCTGATCGACGCCGGCACGGTCTACACCGCCCCCGCGCCACAGCCAGAACCGGACCCGGAACTGGCCGCCGACGTCGACGCCGACGACACCCTCGACGCGTCGATGGAGTGGTTCTTCGGCACCACCGTCGAACCACCGCGCCCGGTGACGGACGGAGGTGAGGAATGA
- a CDS encoding 6-hydroxymethylpterin diphosphokinase MptE-like protein, whose protein sequence is MNFQTWEPVYEAILADFGYDRAGDEHARDVLADLTRPFDTDRLRPIAGSRVAVAGAAPSLADETELAAQADYVVAASTAGDVLRAAGVEIDLLVTDLDKTPETARDLTREGIPVAAHAHGDNVPAVREWVPAFARDNVLPTTQAEPVGPVANYGGFTDGDRGAFLADAFGAETLVFPGWDFDDQSVDPEKAKKLDWAERLLGWLERRRGEQFAVLDGRRESLVPLDDEQQE, encoded by the coding sequence GTGAACTTCCAGACGTGGGAGCCGGTCTACGAAGCGATTCTCGCGGACTTCGGCTACGACAGAGCCGGCGACGAACACGCCCGCGACGTGCTCGCCGATCTGACGAGGCCCTTCGACACCGATCGACTTCGGCCCATCGCGGGCAGTCGCGTCGCGGTCGCCGGTGCCGCTCCCTCGTTGGCCGACGAGACCGAACTCGCAGCGCAGGCCGACTACGTCGTCGCCGCCTCGACAGCGGGTGACGTGCTCCGAGCGGCGGGCGTCGAGATCGACCTCCTCGTCACCGATCTGGACAAGACGCCGGAGACCGCCCGGGACCTCACACGCGAGGGTATCCCGGTCGCGGCCCACGCCCACGGTGACAACGTCCCGGCGGTCCGCGAGTGGGTGCCAGCGTTCGCGCGTGACAACGTCCTGCCGACGACGCAGGCCGAACCGGTCGGCCCGGTGGCCAACTACGGCGGGTTCACGGACGGGGACCGTGGGGCGTTCCTCGCGGACGCGTTCGGTGCCGAGACACTGGTGTTTCCGGGGTGGGACTTCGACGATCAGTCGGTCGATCCGGAGAAGGCGAAGAAACTGGACTGGGCAGAGCGACTGCTCGGCTGGTTAGAACGTCGTCGCGGCGAACAGTTCGCGGTCCTCGACGGCCGACGGGAGTCGCTGGTCCCGTTAGACGACGAACAGCAGGAGTAG
- a CDS encoding dihydropteroate synthase, with protein sequence MRNVDAAGLGIGDDYPPRIMGVLNVSKESPYKPSVFDDASAAAEYVDEDLIGEGADIVDVGLESANKKFEVLSAEQELDRLDTAIEVMESTSGDAIWSIETRYHEVADAALSAGYDMVNDICGFADPKMPEVCAEYDAAVGKMASPPDLERPGAVEDVDDIYEALKLNGLTDKTIVDPAFGGWSEAKTLEDDRETFHCLREFRGLGQPILVSINRKNFLRDIAGRDTDEALPVSLAATSMAVERGAHVIRTHDVAETRDAALIGAEFARDRLRVDPSENAIGVEELDVTTTREADRHLERLGGNPDAASEAVSRVYELSGLSPEDRGALRAASADTGVVFLEADDPGRGLLFGTPGALTALETAGSGVSAALDDALGEIGGSVE encoded by the coding sequence ATGCGAAACGTGGACGCCGCAGGCCTCGGGATCGGCGACGACTACCCGCCGCGAATCATGGGCGTGTTGAACGTCAGCAAAGAGTCGCCGTACAAACCGAGCGTCTTCGACGACGCGAGTGCGGCGGCCGAGTACGTCGACGAGGACCTGATCGGCGAAGGGGCCGACATCGTGGACGTGGGACTCGAATCGGCGAACAAGAAGTTCGAGGTGCTCTCCGCCGAACAGGAACTCGACCGCCTCGACACCGCCATCGAGGTGATGGAGTCCACCTCCGGCGACGCGATCTGGTCGATCGAGACGCGTTACCACGAAGTCGCCGACGCCGCCCTCTCGGCCGGCTACGACATGGTCAACGACATCTGTGGCTTCGCCGACCCGAAGATGCCCGAAGTGTGTGCGGAGTACGACGCCGCAGTCGGGAAGATGGCGTCTCCGCCGGACCTCGAACGCCCCGGCGCGGTCGAAGACGTCGACGACATCTACGAGGCCCTCAAGCTGAACGGGTTGACCGACAAGACGATCGTCGACCCGGCTTTCGGCGGGTGGTCCGAAGCGAAGACCCTCGAAGACGACCGCGAGACGTTCCACTGCCTCCGGGAGTTCCGCGGCCTCGGCCAGCCGATTCTGGTGTCGATCAACCGGAAGAACTTCCTCCGGGACATCGCCGGCAGAGACACCGATGAGGCACTGCCCGTCTCGCTGGCCGCCACGTCGATGGCGGTCGAGCGCGGTGCGCACGTGATCCGGACCCACGACGTGGCCGAAACCCGCGACGCCGCGCTGATCGGCGCGGAGTTCGCCCGCGACCGACTGCGCGTCGATCCCTCGGAGAACGCGATCGGCGTCGAGGAACTCGACGTGACGACGACCCGCGAGGCCGACCGCCACCTCGAACGACTCGGCGGGAACCCGGACGCCGCGAGCGAGGCAGTCTCGCGGGTGTACGAACTCTCGGGGCTGTCGCCTGAGGACCGCGGTGCCCTCCGCGCCGCGAGTGCCGACACCGGCGTCGTCTTCCTGGAGGCCGACGACCCCGGTCGCGGACTGCTGTTCGGGACGCCCGGCGCGCTCACGGCGCTCGAAACGGCTGGATCGGGCGTCTCGGCGGCGCTAGACGACGCACTCGGGGAGATCGGTGGGTCTGTCGAGTAA
- a CDS encoding glycosyltransferase, whose protein sequence is MRVAFVSPWTTHRRETPVTRRTRHTARLLAERGHDVTVLCARWWEGHLPAFTHEGVEYRAVTRDDSAGRFGSRLPVALARVDPDVIQVVANPATLVVTAGVAGTLLRTPVVADWWADDDDASGRARRLAVRAVDGVVTPSRTVKTQIREHGAAEASVRVVPDPVDYDLIRESPVDDRADVVYARDLDDDANVESFLLALAELRDRDWRAAVIGDGPARADAEQTARDLRIDDRVEFLGDLPIEERVPILKGAHVFAQTATREAFATNLLWALACGCVGIVEYQAGSSAHELVEGRDRGYRVTSPQELADEIVAASDVPHSTVGEAFTDYDEFPVLEQYLDCYRDVLDERGLF, encoded by the coding sequence ATGCGCGTCGCGTTCGTCTCGCCGTGGACGACTCACCGACGGGAGACACCCGTCACGCGCCGAACGCGACACACTGCACGACTTCTCGCCGAGCGTGGGCACGACGTGACCGTGCTGTGTGCCCGCTGGTGGGAGGGTCACCTACCGGCGTTCACCCACGAGGGCGTCGAGTACCGTGCGGTCACCCGCGACGACTCTGCCGGTCGGTTCGGCTCCCGACTGCCGGTCGCGCTCGCCCGCGTCGACCCGGACGTGATCCAGGTCGTCGCCAACCCCGCGACTCTCGTCGTGACGGCAGGCGTCGCTGGGACGCTCCTCCGGACGCCGGTCGTCGCGGACTGGTGGGCGGACGACGACGACGCGTCCGGGCGAGCGCGCCGACTGGCGGTTCGGGCGGTAGACGGCGTGGTCACACCCTCCCGGACGGTCAAGACCCAGATCAGAGAGCACGGCGCGGCCGAGGCGTCGGTGCGCGTGGTGCCGGACCCGGTGGACTACGACCTGATCCGCGAGTCCCCCGTCGACGACCGGGCCGACGTGGTCTACGCCCGCGATCTGGACGACGACGCGAACGTCGAGAGTTTTCTGCTCGCGCTGGCAGAGCTTCGGGACCGCGACTGGCGCGCGGCGGTGATCGGCGACGGCCCGGCCCGCGCCGACGCCGAGCAGACCGCGCGGGACCTCCGGATCGACGACCGGGTAGAGTTCCTCGGCGATCTCCCGATCGAAGAGCGCGTCCCGATTCTGAAGGGTGCGCACGTCTTCGCGCAGACCGCGACGCGGGAGGCGTTCGCCACGAACCTGCTGTGGGCGCTGGCCTGTGGCTGTGTCGGCATCGTGGAGTACCAGGCCGGGTCCAGCGCGCACGAACTCGTCGAGGGCCGCGACCGCGGTTACCGGGTGACGAGTCCGCAGGAACTCGCCGACGAGATCGTCGCCGCCAGTGACGTCCCACACTCGACGGTCGGCGAGGCGTTCACCGACTACGACGAGTTCCCGGTACTGGAGCAGTATCTGGACTGCTACCGGGACGTGCTGGACGAGCGTGGGCTGTTCTGA